From the genome of Pleuronectes platessa chromosome 12, fPlePla1.1, whole genome shotgun sequence:
TGTTGCCTCTCTCCTATTGTTCCCCTGCATTAGCCTTAATTAGAGAGTCGTGCTCTTAAATACCCCCATGGGCAACACTGGGTGAGCACGCACTAGTGCAGACATAACACTgtgacacacgcacgcacacacacacaccgctcagGCTCTCATTCCTTTGAGAGTATGCTTTCCCTCCTGCCCGGGGCCATACATAAGCCCCTTGTCTCTAAATAAATCAcatcagcctcacacacacacacaagcacacacacacacacacacaagcacacacacgatcacacaatcacacaatcacatgcacaGTTGCAcgtaaacatacacacaacacatttatttatgacAGACTGTGTAGTGGTgtacattatataaataatagtaAATCAGCCTCTTGGGAGCAACTATCACAAGTGAAATCGAGCTGATATTTTAAACTGAGTTGTTCGGTAATTGTGTGTTACAGTATCATGCCCAAAGGAAAGGAAGCTAAAGGGACTAAGGTCACCCTCAGGGCGGCCAGAAAGGCGATACGGATGACACTAGATGGACGACGCAGACTGACCCTCAGCAACATGGGTATAACCATCTTCCCAAAGTGTCTCCTCAAGCTGACCAACGTAGATGAGTTGGACCTCAGCCGTAACCTGATAAGGAAACTCCCAGACAACTTTGGGAACTTCTCATCACTCAGATGGCTTGATCTGCACAGCAACAAACTGGAGTCTGTGCCAGAGTCAATTGGCAACCTGGTAGCGCTGACTCACCTCAACCTCTCTAACAACCTCCTAACCTCCGCGGGTTTACCCTCCACTCTGGGTtctctcaccagtctgacgtgTCTCAATCTGGGGATGAACAAGCTGGACAGCGTACCTCCCACTCTGGCGGCTCTAGAAAGTCTCCAAGAGTTAGGCCTGTTTGACAACCTCTTCATCAACCTACCAGACTTTCTGCAGGTCCTAAAACACCTCACCAAATTGAACATGAAACGAAATCCTCTATCGTACATTCAGGAGGATGGTGAGGAGACGCTACAGAGAAAAACTGCACCAGAGGAAGAAGTGCACCTAGTATCTGAGAACAAGCTGTGCAGGCCATGCTTAAGAAGAGTTAAAGACCAGAGGAAAAGGCTTACTGGCTTACTTGTATCAAGCCAACCAGCTGATACAAGTGATATGATTGAGGAGAAAAGGATAAAGACTTATGCAGGACTGATAGTGCCAAACTCAGTAGCTGCAGTCAATCAAGATGTGTGGAGAATCAGAGCGGTGAAGCAAGAGACAATTAAAGGACACAAAGAACTGTTGCAATAATCTTAATCTGAACAAATGGAACAGATTTCAGGAATTTGAAAAAACTTTAGAACATTTAGAATTTCAATAATATTTAGCTATTTGTCACGCAaatattttacagtatttttcatttgagaagatgaaataaaaagcaggaattattgttgttgtgatttAATGATTGTTCTGACCTGGCGTTAGCAATGATCTCAGTGACCCCTCTGCCTTTCAATGCCGACACCACCATGCACAACCTGGAGAGAGATGAGGTAGAATAAATGTCAGAATGCTGAATATGAAAACACTGACAGGTCCAGTCTAATTTAATGTACCTTTTATATGCAGCGACGTGGTCTTTATTCAGGAATACAAGGAAGGCTGAGTGTCCGTTTTTCATAAAGACCTCGATAGCATTGTCCTAAAAGGAACACTATTGTTACTCAGAGACAATAACATTTTGGTGTAATACATATTTTAATC
Proteins encoded in this window:
- the lrrc18a gene encoding leucine-rich repeat-containing protein 18 — translated: MPKGKEAKGTKVTLRAARKAIRMTLDGRRRLTLSNMGITIFPKCLLKLTNVDELDLSRNLIRKLPDNFGNFSSLRWLDLHSNKLESVPESIGNLVALTHLNLSNNLLTSAGLPSTLGSLTSLTCLNLGMNKLDSVPPTLAALESLQELGLFDNLFINLPDFLQVLKHLTKLNMKRNPLSYIQEDGEETLQRKTAPEEEVHLVSENKLCRPCLRRVKDQRKRLTGLLVSSQPADTSDMIEEKRIKTYAGLIVPNSVAAVNQDVWRIRAVKQETIKGHKELLQ